Genomic window (Sulfurimonas sp.):
ATAGAATTATAAAAGCAGTTGGTGATGCTTTAAAACTTAAAGAAGAACAAGTCGTTTTAACTGTTGAAAAATATGGTAATACTTCTGGTGCTTCAATTCCAATGGCAATGGATGATGTTTATGAACAAGGTAAACTTAAAAAAGGTGATCTAATGCTTTTAGACGCTTTTGGCGGTGGACTTACTTGGGGTTCAGCTTTAGTTCCTTTTTCACCAAAATAAAACTAAATATATTCTCTTATATCTACTTTATCAATTTGCTCAGGCTGTAAATACAACTGAGCATAGTTAAGATACAATCCATTGTTTTTTAAAATAATCTTTCATTTAAAACTTTAAAAATTTGTTTAAAAAATTCATCTTCATTTGGAAGGTTTAGTTTGGCATCTCTAAGTTTTTCTCCCCACATAGAATTTGGGAAGTAAGAATCTTTTTTAAATCTTGCCATGACATGAATATGAACGCGAGGAAGCATATTTGAAAAAGAAGCCATATTTATTTTGTCAGGTTTATAATAGTTTTTCATTTCTTGCTCTAATATATCATAAATTACCCAGAGTTTAAGTCGTAATTCTTTTGGAACATCTCCTAACTCTTTATAAGGCTCTTTTGTGAAGATTTTCAGCCAAGGTATTTCACTTTCATGTTTTTCTATATATATTTCATTGTTTTCGTATATGAGTAGATGCATATTTAGCCCTTTAAATTGAGTATATACTATCATAAGTAATATTAGTGTAGTATTTTATAAATTATTTAAGGACAATTTGTGTATAAAAAAATCTTAATACTTTCTTTGCTTCTAGTTGGAGTGACCCTGTCTGCTGAGGTTAAAGATAAATGGAAAATAAACCTAGGAACCATGTTTGTTACAAATTTTGAAACAGAGATGCAACTTAAACCTAAAAACCTTCCTATTAGTGCGACAATAAATACTAAAGACCAACTAGGTATGCAAACAGATAGTCATGCTTTTCGCCTAGATGGATACTACCGTTTTACAGATACACATAGTATAGATTTTTCATATTTTAGCACAAGAAGTGATGGACATAAAACAATATCTCAAGATATACAATGGGAAGGAAAAACTATCTCGGCAGGCGCTATTATAGATAGCCATTTTAATATGGATATATATAAAGTATCTTATGGTTACTCTTTTTTTCATAATGAAAAAGTTGAACTTATGCTTACAGCAGGATTTCATATAACAAGTTTAGATCTAGGTCTAGGAGCCAAAGGTAATGTTGATGGTGCTTATACAGATAAATATGAATCAGGAGCAAGTGCAACAGTTCCACTGCCTGTTTTTGGTTTTAAAGGGGAATATACTATCATAAATGAAACACTGTTTGTGACCTATAAAACAGAATATTTTTTTATGCAGTATGAAAATTATAGTGGCGCATTACTTAGTAGTTCTTTTAATTTAGAATATAGATTTATGGACCATGTGGGTACTGGAGTTGGTTATAACTCAAATAAGATTTTTTTAAAAGCTGAAGATGGAAATAAAGTTTTTGAAGCTAAAAATGATTTATCTGGGGTTATACTTTACTTAACTTACATCTACTAAATATTTCTTAAGATGGAACCTCGATTTTAATCGAGGTTACGGCATTTGAGATATTCCAAAGATTTCAGGATAAAAAGTAAGCATTATTAGGACGATTACTTGAATGATGATAAAAGGAACTACCCCTTTATAGATGTCTGTTGTTTTTATTTCAGGAGGGGCAACTCCTTTTAAGTAAAATAGACTAAAACCAAAAGGTGGGGTTAAAAATGAAGTCTGTAAATTCATCGCTATTAAAATCGCGTACCAAACAGGGTTTATGCCAATAGCTTCTGAAATCGGTACTAAAATCGGTACAATTATATAAGAAATCTCTATAAAATCAATAAAAAATCCTAAAATCATAATAGCAAACATAGACAGAAGTAAAAAGCCCCACTTCTCTCCTGGTAGTGACATCATAAACTCTTCAACTATCATATCCCCACCAGTATAAGTAAAGACCATAGAAAAAGCAGTAGCACCAATCAAGATACCAAAAACCATAGCAGTAATTTTAACAGTTTCTTTTGAAGCTTCATCAACCATTTTAAAAGAGAAAGATTTATATAAAAGAGCAAGAAGTACTGCCCCGATGCCACCAACCGCAGCAGATTCAGTAGGCGTTGCGATGCCCATAAAGATAGAACCTAACACAAGAAGTATAAGAACTAAAGGCGGAATAATCGCTTTTAGTGCTTTAATGATTTGCTGTGGTTTTGAACCAGCATTATCATCAAGAACGATAGGTGGTGCCGCTTCTTTATTTATGTATGAATAAATCACTATATATAGAATGTAAGCACCAATCAAAAATAAGCCTGGCCAGATAGCAGCTTGAAAAAGGTCACCAACAGGAACTTGAAAAACATCTCCTAAGATGATTAAAACTATTGAAGGTGGAATGATTTGACCAAGTGTTCCAGATGCACAGATAGTTCCAGTTGCTAAGCCTTTGTCATAATTATACTTCATCATAACAGGAAGTGAAATGACTCCCATAGCAACAACACTCGCCCCAACAACACCAGTAGATGCTGCAAGTAAAGAGCCAACTAAAACAGTACTGATAGCTAAACCGCCACGAACTTCACCAAAAAGATAACCCATTGATTCTAAGAGTCTCTCAGCTAATTGACTCTTTTGTAAAACAATTCCCATGAAAATAAAAAGAGGAATAGCCATTAAAATGGTGTTGTTCATAATAGCCCAGATGCGATAAGGCATAAAAGCAAACATATCTACACCGTATTGTAAACCTTGTATAAAACCTTCATCTGCTGCGAAAGATTCAAACATTCCAGCAGTAAAACCAAAGATGACAGAAACTGCACCAAAAGTAAAAGCAACAGGAAAACCAAACAAGAGCATAAAAAGTGCTGTAAAAAACATTACTATTCCAATCATGCTGATTCTCCTTTATAAACATTTATATTTTTAATTATAAAACCAATAGAGGTAATTACAAGTAGTAGCATTGAAAAAGGGATAAATGCTTTCATTATCCATCTATAATGTAGTCCACCTGGATCTCCACTTATTTCATTTGAAGCAAAAGCTTCATAAACAAACTCCAATGAACCAAAACCTATAAGTAGGGCAAATGGAATTAAAAATATAAATGTTCCAACTATATTTATGATTGCTTGTTTTTGTGGACTTAGATTATCATATATAATATCAACTCTAACATGTCCATCTTCTTTTAATGCGTATGAAATTCCTAGTAAAATTACAACAGAAAACAGATGCCATTCCATTTCCTGCATTCCGATGGAGCCAGAGTTGAAGAAGTATCTCATGATTACATCATAAAATACATTCAACATCATTAGCAACATCAAAATTGAAGTAATATTTCCTATAAAATCAGCAAACTTGTTAAAAGCTTTTTCTAATTTTACTAACATTTAAAGCCTTATTCTAAATTATCTTTTAAGTAAGTGTAATCTGACATTTCACTCCAAACTCTAGCTTTTTTCATGTAAGCATTTTGAGAGTCTAAAATCTCTTTTAACAGAGGGTTGTTTTTAGTTTTCTCCCCAAGTAGTTTTTTGTTTGCTGCTTTCATAGCATTAAAAACTGATTTTGGGAAAGTTTTGATTTTGATATTTGGATATTCTTTCTCAATTTTTGCCCAAGCTTCAGCACTCATATAAAAGTTTTCTGTGTACATATCATACGCAGCCAATCTCATCGCAACTCTTAAAATCTCTTTATTTTTAGCACTAAGTTTGTTAAATTTTTTAGTATTTACTAAAAATTGTAACTCAGTTGCTGGCTCATGCCATCCTGTGTAGTAATAAGGAGCAATTTTGTAAAATCCCATGTTGATATCCATACCAGGTCCAACCCATTCTAGTGCATCGATAGTTCCACGCTCTAAAGAAGTATAAAGCTCACCTGGAGCGATATTTGTAACAGTAAGACCTAGCTCAGCCATAACTTCTCCAGCAAAACCTGGAATACGCATCTTAAGACCTTTTAAATCTTCAACACTTTTGATTTCTTTTCTAAACCAACCACCCATTTGATTTCCTGTGTTACCACCTGGAAAAGATAAAACATTATGTTTTTTATAAGCTTTTTCCATTAGTTCCATACCACCAGCAAAGTAAAACCAAGAGTTTTGTTCAGCTGCAGTCATACCAAAAGGCATACTTGTAAATGGAAGAAGATTTATGTCTTTACCTTTCCAATAGTATGAAGCCGAGTGTGCCATATCATATTGTCCAAGTTTAACCATATCTAAAACACCAAATGGAGATTTGTGTTTGTTTGAAGCATCTACACGAATAGTGAAGTTACCACCACTCATCTTGTTTACCATATCTGCCATATTTGTTACAGCAGTTGAGAATGGTACCGCAGTTGGTCCCCATGTTGTTGCTATTTTCCATCTTACTTTTTTCTCACCAGCTATCGCTGATACAGCTAAAACAGAAACTAAACCTAGTGTTCCTAGAAGTTTTGTCAATTTCATCGTACTTTCCTTATTTTAAGTTAGAAGCATTGTATCGATGCTATATGACAAAGGTATGACATTTTTGTTTTATTAATTATTGTTTTTAAAAAGGTAACCAACATCAAGAACAGTTTCTATATAGTCAAGTTGCAGTTTCTTTCTTAGTCGTTTAACAAGTGAGCGAATGGATTCTAGAGAAGCGATTTTACCTTCCCATACGATAGTTTGAATGCACTCAAATGAAACAACTTTTCCTCTTTGAGATAAAAGAAGATTTATAAGATTTCGCTCTTTCGTGGATAGATGCTCTCTGTTTGCATCTACTTCTATGAAACTATCTTTGAAGTAAAACTTACA
Coding sequences:
- a CDS encoding TRAP transporter small permease subunit, which encodes MLVKLEKAFNKFADFIGNITSILMLLMMLNVFYDVIMRYFFNSGSIGMQEMEWHLFSVVILLGISYALKEDGHVRVDIIYDNLSPQKQAIINIVGTFIFLIPFALLIGFGSLEFVYEAFASNEISGDPGGLHYRWIMKAFIPFSMLLLVITSIGFIIKNINVYKGESA
- a CDS encoding TRAP transporter substrate-binding protein produces the protein MKLTKLLGTLGLVSVLAVSAIAGEKKVRWKIATTWGPTAVPFSTAVTNMADMVNKMSGGNFTIRVDASNKHKSPFGVLDMVKLGQYDMAHSASYYWKGKDINLLPFTSMPFGMTAAEQNSWFYFAGGMELMEKAYKKHNVLSFPGGNTGNQMGGWFRKEIKSVEDLKGLKMRIPGFAGEVMAELGLTVTNIAPGELYTSLERGTIDALEWVGPGMDINMGFYKIAPYYYTGWHEPATELQFLVNTKKFNKLSAKNKEILRVAMRLAAYDMYTENFYMSAEAWAKIEKEYPNIKIKTFPKSVFNAMKAANKKLLGEKTKNNPLLKEILDSQNAYMKKARVWSEMSDYTYLKDNLE
- a CDS encoding TRAP transporter large permease subunit; the protein is MIGIVMFFTALFMLLFGFPVAFTFGAVSVIFGFTAGMFESFAADEGFIQGLQYGVDMFAFMPYRIWAIMNNTILMAIPLFIFMGIVLQKSQLAERLLESMGYLFGEVRGGLAISTVLVGSLLAASTGVVGASVVAMGVISLPVMMKYNYDKGLATGTICASGTLGQIIPPSIVLIILGDVFQVPVGDLFQAAIWPGLFLIGAYILYIVIYSYINKEAAPPIVLDDNAGSKPQQIIKALKAIIPPLVLILLVLGSIFMGIATPTESAAVGGIGAVLLALLYKSFSFKMVDEASKETVKITAMVFGILIGATAFSMVFTYTGGDMIVEEFMMSLPGEKWGFLLLSMFAIMILGFFIDFIEISYIIVPILVPISEAIGINPVWYAILIAMNLQTSFLTPPFGFSLFYLKGVAPPEIKTTDIYKGVVPFIIIQVIVLIMLTFYPEIFGISQMP
- a CDS encoding HIT family protein encodes the protein MHLLIYENNEIYIEKHESEIPWLKIFTKEPYKELGDVPKELRLKLWVIYDILEQEMKNYYKPDKINMASFSNMLPRVHIHVMARFKKDSYFPNSMWGEKLRDAKLNLPNEDEFFKQIFKVLNERLF